The Polynucleobacter necessarius genome has a window encoding:
- the ispG gene encoding flavodoxin-dependent (E)-4-hydroxy-3-methylbut-2-enyl-diphosphate synthase, with amino-acid sequence MSNSSNNLPKLPLGPSPKRATRQATVAWKTNIITVGGDAPVRVQSMTNTDTADAVATAIQVKELARAGSEMVRITVDTPAAAEAAPYIREQLDKMDVLVPLIGDFHYNGHTLLNDYPECAKALSKYRINPGNVGKGAKRDPQFAQMIEAACKYDKPIRIGVNWGSLDQDLLASIMDANAALAVPKTAQEVMIEALIQSALQSAEKAVEFGMNPNQILLSCKVSNVQDLVAVYRDLSRRSDYPLHLGLTEAGMGSKGIVSSTAAMGILLQEGIGDTIRVSLTPDPGAPRENEIIVAQEILQTMGLRNFTPMVIACPGCGRTTSTTFQELAANIQSYLRQQMPVWKKTHPGVEAMNVAVMGCIVNGPGESKHANIGISLPGTGETPAAPVFVDGVKVKTLRGDNIAQEFQVIVDEYVNQHYAPK; translated from the coding sequence ATGAGTAATTCATCTAATAATCTTCCAAAGCTACCCTTAGGCCCATCGCCTAAGAGAGCTACACGTCAGGCAACCGTTGCCTGGAAAACGAACATCATTACTGTTGGTGGCGATGCGCCAGTTCGCGTCCAATCCATGACCAATACCGATACTGCTGATGCAGTCGCTACTGCAATTCAGGTGAAAGAGTTGGCACGTGCCGGCTCAGAGATGGTGCGTATCACGGTAGACACACCAGCCGCAGCAGAAGCAGCGCCCTATATTCGTGAGCAGTTGGATAAGATGGATGTCTTGGTGCCATTGATTGGTGACTTCCATTACAACGGCCACACCTTGCTGAATGATTACCCGGAGTGTGCCAAGGCTTTATCCAAGTACCGCATTAATCCTGGCAACGTCGGTAAGGGTGCTAAGCGCGATCCTCAATTTGCGCAAATGATCGAAGCCGCCTGCAAATATGACAAGCCAATTCGGATTGGTGTGAACTGGGGCAGCTTAGATCAAGACTTACTGGCCAGCATCATGGATGCGAATGCTGCACTGGCAGTTCCTAAGACTGCACAAGAAGTCATGATTGAGGCATTGATTCAGTCGGCATTGCAGTCAGCTGAAAAGGCTGTAGAGTTCGGCATGAACCCCAATCAAATTTTGTTGTCTTGCAAGGTCAGCAATGTGCAAGATTTAGTGGCCGTGTATCGCGATCTCTCTCGTCGTTCTGATTACCCATTGCATTTAGGTCTCACCGAAGCAGGGATGGGAAGCAAAGGTATTGTGTCTTCAACAGCAGCTATGGGAATCTTGTTGCAAGAGGGTATTGGCGACACGATTCGAGTCTCACTCACTCCTGATCCAGGAGCACCACGCGAGAATGAAATTATTGTTGCGCAAGAAATATTGCAAACCATGGGATTGCGTAATTTCACGCCGATGGTGATTGCATGTCCTGGTTGCGGAAGAACAACTAGCACCACCTTCCAAGAGTTAGCTGCCAACATTCAATCCTATCTGCGCCAGCAAATGCCAGTCTGGAAAAAAACCCATCCTGGTGTTGAGGCAATGAACGTTGCGGTTATGGGTTGTATCGTGAATGGCCCAGGCGAAAGTAAGCACGCTAATATCGGCATTTCATTACCTGGAACTGGAGAGACGCCTGCTGCGCCCGTCTTTGTTGATGGCGTCAAAGTAAAGACTCTACGTGGCGATAACATTGCCCAAGAATTTCAGGTGATTGTGGATGAATACGTCAATCAACATTACGCCCCTAAGTAA